A single genomic interval of Caretta caretta isolate rCarCar2 chromosome 23, rCarCar1.hap1, whole genome shotgun sequence harbors:
- the LOC125627894 gene encoding T-cell-interacting, activating receptor on myeloid cells protein 1-like isoform X1, which produces MASAPIILYLCCWLARQSKVFGQLSYSKPSISLSPNGGVTLGGAVTIQCWAPFQNLRFLLFKDGKPNTRQDMEPAGNLAEFSIRNVSRRDAGSYSCYYQHKGYPFMWSQPSDPVELVVAEPSYPKPNISLHPSEGVTLGGAVTVRCECRCRGARVFLNKSGDPDARRATDSAGDLVEFPIHNVSRRDAGSYSCQYSTKWGPPVWSEPSDPVELVVAEGTNPAGTQQPDPPMTEPAGEGGSEPSAPDLTRSIMAGVSAAAAGLLLLLLAFLCYRSTRGRKGPDPRQSRESEAAATVYALVGEGKQLDVLPQEPDPEAEGLTYAELDHQGLQAKRGGPAPAPEPVLYAAVNVSQGAHRQSPQGAGAPPHPHSMNPGGVIAATGQGALATRG; this is translated from the exons ATGGCATCTGCTCCCATCATCCTCTACCTCT GCTGCTGGCTGGCCAGGCAGAGCAAGGTGTTCGGTC AGCTCAGCTACTCCAAACCTTCCATCTCCCTGAGTCCCAACGGGGGGGTCACCCTGGGGGGAGCCGTGACCATCCAGTGTTGGGCTCCATTCCAGAACTTGAGGTTCCTTCTGTTCAAAGATGGAAAGCCGAACACGCGGCAGGACATGGAACCGGCTGGGAATCTGGCCGAGTTTTCCATTCGCAATGTGAGCCGGAGAGATGCAGGGAGCTACAGCTGCTATTATCAACACAAAGGGTACCCGTTCATGTGGTCGCAGCCCAGCGACCCCGTGGAGCTGGTGGTAGCAG AGCCCAGCTACCCCAAACCCAACATCTCCCTGCACCCCAGTGAGGGGGTTACCCTGGGGGGAGCTGTGACCGTCCGGTGTGAGTGTCGGTGTCGGGGAGCGAGGGTCTTTCTGAATAAATCTGGAGACCCGGACGCACGGCGCGCGACAGATTCCGCGGGGGACTTGGTTGAATTTCCCATCCACAATGTGAGCCGGAGAGATGCAGGGAGCTACAGCTGCCAATATAGCACCAAGTGGGGCCCGCCTGTCTGGTCGGAGCCCAGCGACCCCGTGGAGCTGGTGGTAGCAG AGGGAACCAACCCAGCTGGGACCCAGCAGCCTGATCCCCCCATGACGGAGCCGGCGGGAGAAG GTGGATCGGAACCAAGCGCACCGGATCTGACCCGCTCCATCATGGCCGGGGTGAGCGCGGCGGCCGCcggcctcctccttctcctcctggccTTCCTCTGCTACAGAAGCACCCGAGGAA GGAAAGGACCAGACCCAAGACAGAGCAG GGAGTCCGAAGCTGCAGCCACAGTCT ACGCCCTCGTGGGCGAAGGGAAGCAGCTGGATGTCCTG ccccaggagcCCGACCCTGAAGCCGAGGGACTCACCTACGCCGAGCTGGACCACCAGGGACTGCAGGCCAAACGAGggggcccggcccctgcccccgaGCCCGTCCTGTACGCTGCCGTCAATGTGAGCCAGGGAGCCCACAGACAGAGCCCCCAGGGTGCAGgggcgcccccccacccccatagtaTGAACCCAGGGGGAGTCATCGCCGCGACGGGGCAGGGAGCGTTGGCCACCAGAGGGTGA
- the LOC125627894 gene encoding leukocyte immunoglobulin-like receptor subfamily B member 4 isoform X2, with protein sequence MEPAGNLAEFSIRNVSRRDAGSYSCYYQHKGYPFMWSQPSDPVELVVAEPSYPKPNISLHPSEGVTLGGAVTVRCECRCRGARVFLNKSGDPDARRATDSAGDLVEFPIHNVSRRDAGSYSCQYSTKWGPPVWSEPSDPVELVVAEGTNPAGTQQPDPPMTEPAGEGGSEPSAPDLTRSIMAGVSAAAAGLLLLLLAFLCYRSTRGRKGPDPRQSRESEAAATVYALVGEGKQLDVLPQEPDPEAEGLTYAELDHQGLQAKRGGPAPAPEPVLYAAVNVSQGAHRQSPQGAGAPPHPHSMNPGGVIAATGQGALATRG encoded by the exons ATGGAACCGGCTGGGAATCTGGCCGAGTTTTCCATTCGCAATGTGAGCCGGAGAGATGCAGGGAGCTACAGCTGCTATTATCAACACAAAGGGTACCCGTTCATGTGGTCGCAGCCCAGCGACCCCGTGGAGCTGGTGGTAGCAG AGCCCAGCTACCCCAAACCCAACATCTCCCTGCACCCCAGTGAGGGGGTTACCCTGGGGGGAGCTGTGACCGTCCGGTGTGAGTGTCGGTGTCGGGGAGCGAGGGTCTTTCTGAATAAATCTGGAGACCCGGACGCACGGCGCGCGACAGATTCCGCGGGGGACTTGGTTGAATTTCCCATCCACAATGTGAGCCGGAGAGATGCAGGGAGCTACAGCTGCCAATATAGCACCAAGTGGGGCCCGCCTGTCTGGTCGGAGCCCAGCGACCCCGTGGAGCTGGTGGTAGCAG AGGGAACCAACCCAGCTGGGACCCAGCAGCCTGATCCCCCCATGACGGAGCCGGCGGGAGAAG GTGGATCGGAACCAAGCGCACCGGATCTGACCCGCTCCATCATGGCCGGGGTGAGCGCGGCGGCCGCcggcctcctccttctcctcctggccTTCCTCTGCTACAGAAGCACCCGAGGAA GGAAAGGACCAGACCCAAGACAGAGCAG GGAGTCCGAAGCTGCAGCCACAGTCT ACGCCCTCGTGGGCGAAGGGAAGCAGCTGGATGTCCTG ccccaggagcCCGACCCTGAAGCCGAGGGACTCACCTACGCCGAGCTGGACCACCAGGGACTGCAGGCCAAACGAGggggcccggcccctgcccccgaGCCCGTCCTGTACGCTGCCGTCAATGTGAGCCAGGGAGCCCACAGACAGAGCCCCCAGGGTGCAGgggcgcccccccacccccatagtaTGAACCCAGGGGGAGTCATCGCCGCGACGGGGCAGGGAGCGTTGGCCACCAGAGGGTGA